In the Daphnia pulicaria isolate SC F1-1A chromosome 2, SC_F0-13Bv2, whole genome shotgun sequence genome, one interval contains:
- the LOC124327492 gene encoding endocuticle structural glycoprotein SgAbd-8-like, giving the protein MKLFVIAAVLAVAAAAPSSYKPEYKAPAYSAPAYAALSYSAPAYTAPAYAAPAYAKDNKYAGITVTSQSDERNLDGSSQWSYAQSDYTTREESQVQKKMQGVAYDSYGKATYEDVMGNTNKGASYWVSPEGEKFTLTWVADEQGFQPKGDHLPVAPAHVYELPVAPVHEYELPVAPALPYKRTGLGYSGDSYY; this is encoded by the exons ATGAAGCTG ttTGTTATCGCCGCTGTTTTGGCCGTCGCTGCCGCTGCTCCTTCCAGCTACAAGCCGGAATACAAAGCCCCAGCTTACTCTGCCCCTGCCTACGCTGCCCTAAGCTACTCCGCCCCGGCTTACACTGCCCCGGCTTACGCTGCCCCGGCCTACGCCAAGGATAACAAATACGCCGGCATCACCGTCACCAGCCAATCTGATGAGCGCAATCTCGACGGCAGCAGCCAGTGGAG CTACGCCCAGTCTGACTACACGACCCGCGAGGAGTCGCAGGTGCAGAAGAAGATGCAAGGCGTCGCCTACGACTCTTACGGCAAAGCAACTTACGAGGATGTGATGGGCAACACCAACAAGGGAGCTTCTTACTGGGTTTCCCCCGAAGGcgagaaattcactttgacCTGGGTCGCTGATGAGCAGGGATTCCAACCCAAGGGCGACCACTTGCCCGTCGCTCCCGCCCACGTCTACGAACTCcccgtcgctcccgtccaTGAATACGAACTCCCAGTTGCTCCCGCTCTCCCCTACAAACGCACCGGACTCGGTTATTCCGGCGACagttattattaa
- the LOC124327491 gene encoding endocuticle structural glycoprotein SgAbd-8-like → MKLFVIAAVLAVAAAAPSSYKPEYKAPAYSATAYAAPSYSAPAYTAPAYTAPAYAAPAYAKDNKYTGITITSQSDERNLDGSSQWSYAQSDYTTREESQVQKKMQGVAYDSYGKATYEDVMGNTNKGSCYWVSPEGEKFTLTWVADEQGFQPKDDHLPVAPVHVYELPVAPVHEYELPVAPALPYKRTGLGYSGSSYY, encoded by the exons ATGAAGCTG TTTGTTATCGCCGCTGTTTTGGCCGTCGCTGCCGCTGCCCCTTCCAGCTACAAGCCGGAATACAAAGCCCCAGCTTACTCTGCCACCGCCTACGCTGCTCCAAGCTACTCTGCCCCGGCTTACACTGCCCCGGCTTACACTGCCCCGGCTTACGCTGCCCCGGCCTACGCCAAGGATAACAAATACACCGGCATCACAATCACCAGCCAATCTGATGAGCGCAATCTTGACGGCAGCAGCCAGTGGAG CTACGCCCAGTCTGACTACACGACCCGCGAGGAGTCGCAGGTGCAGAAGAAGATGCAAGGCGTCGCCTACGACTCTTACGGCAAAGCAACTTACGAGGATGTGATGGGCAACACCAACAAGGGATCTTGTTACTGGGTTTCCCCCGAAGGcgagaaattcactttgacCTGGGTCGCTGATGAGCAGGGATTCCAACCCAAGGACGACCACttgcccgtcgctcccgtccaCGTCTACGAACTCcccgtcgctcccgtccaTGAATACGAACTCCCAGTTGCTCCCGCTCTCCCCTACAAACGCACCGGACTCGGTTATTCCGGCAGCagttattattaa
- the LOC124327494 gene encoding uncharacterized protein LOC124327494, whose amino-acid sequence MYLQPPPVASYAMYAPASANVAAAYAAPVQVPAVVAGQGVVPQQYVVYPAGYGAAGPQFYQYAGAPQMSDGTWVMEYAGAGDAVAAGARNDKETVADGSAVPVPTEAYENV is encoded by the exons ATGTATCTTCAACCTCCTCCAGTTGCATCATACGCCATGTACGCCCCCGCTTCAGCTAACGTGGCTGCCGCTTACGCAGCTCCTGTTCAGGtccctgctgttgttgctggccaGGGTGTTGTACCCCAACAATATGTAGTTTACCCCGCTGGGTACGGAGCTGCTGGCCCGCAGTTCTACCAATACGCCGGTGCCCCGCAGATGTCTGATGGG ACTTGGGTGATGGAATACGCCGGAGCTGGagatgctgttgctgctggtgcgc GAAACGACAAAGAGACGGTTGCCGATGGATCTGCAGTTCCGGTTCCAACTGAAGCGTATGAAAATGTTTGA
- the LOC124327490 gene encoding endocuticle structural glycoprotein SgAbd-8-like, which yields MKLFVIAAVLAVAAAAPSSYKPEYKAPAYAAPSYSAPSYSSPAYATPAYAAPAYAAPAYAKDNKYAGITVTSQSDERNLDGSSQWSYAQSDYTTREESQVQKKMQGVAYDSYGKATYEDVMGNTNKGSSYWVSPEGEKFTLTWVADEQGFQPKGDHLPVAPVHVYELPVAPVHEYELPVAPALPYKRTGLGYSGNSYY from the exons ATGAAGCTG TTTGTTATCGCCGCTGTTTTGGCCGTCGCTGCCGCTGCCCCTTCCAGCTACAAGCCGGAATACAAAGCCCCAGCCTACGCTGCCCCAAGCTACTCTGCCCCAAGCTACTCTTCTCCGGCTTACGCTACTCCGGCTTACGCTGCTCCAGCCTACGCCGCTCCGGCCTACGCCAAGGATAACAAATACGCCGGCATCACCGTCACCAGCCAATCTGATGAGCGCAATCTCGACGGCAGCAGCCAGTGGAG CTACGCCCAGTCTGACTACACGACCCGCGAGGAGTCGCAGGTGCAGAAGAAGATGCAAGGCGTCGCCTACGACTCTTACGGCAAAGCAACTTACGAGGATGTGATGGGCAACACCAACAAGGGATCTTCTTACTGGGTTTCCCCCGAAGGcgagaaattcactttgacCTGGGTCGCTGATGAGCAGGGATTCCAACCCAAGGGCGACCACttgcccgtcgctcccgtccaCGTCTACGAACTCcccgtcgctcccgtccaTGAATACGAACTCCCAGTTGCTCCCGCTCTCCCCTACAAACGCACCGGACTCGGTTATTCCGGCAACagttattattaa
- the LOC124325894 gene encoding transportin-3-like gives MNELPAIEVVYDALNALYHNPDPVSKERASQWLGDLQKSIFAWKIADHLLHVKKDMESCYFGAQTLRTKIQFAFHELPPEAHSSLRDSMLDHLRQINEHTNTVIVTQLCLALADLLLQMTSWNTPIQDLIQTFGPKNNFETTHLWPLLEVLTVLPEEMGSRTLRLGANRRSEVLKLFAASTQNVLNLLDSCLTIPSSDRLIGVRLLRCFSSWVHLQAVTLHQLTSCATLVHVFATLSSHHSTPLLHEAACDAVCALLQVVADQENEDATAQNGQLTSTLNELRTLEDSLVQSIKNLEPAYHLAVAEEDTEKALNYCRVFTEIAEALLHRMLESTKNNNGTTNASNLFGLLDLVLTCVGHHDYEVAEITFGFWYKLSEDLYHANDDDRTVKFKPYIERLIGAVCRHCQMEPDHEGVLEDGDDFAGFRSRVSELVKDVVFIVGSASVFKHCFYSIHGQNNLPWEVTESALFIMQAVAKNILPDENEVVQSVIESLLLVPESAHAAVRFTTLLLLGELGDWMDKHPAVVEPVLHCVLRSINDPSLALAASNSLEAITSICRDHLKSHFDILLQVVSALVTLPIPTETAVRVVKGVTKVCSRLPDHQISDALHQLCKIHVDELTRISQVESQSKIVAKTSSDPVYWLDRLASVFRNLNISIKKNEQHPCQSAITFTWPCLSMTLDKFQTDRRVMERCCRCLRFALRLIGHQSAPLLQPLVTQMVRLYNAHHHSCFLYLASILVDEYGSENECIGGLISMLEALLPRAFQLLQEQQGFCHNPDTVDDLFRLFARFLQRNPVAFLHSPALPAIFDCAMQAAALDHRDANASVMQFLTELIHTTRAREEKLSFELRDQLLSTVLRPKGQMLISTLITASIFSLSTCSLPNVADVLLEFMLVDRQSISSWMEQTLENLPRQSPAGCVAVRPEQLQDFRQKVIRAETSLELSNALRDFSRLYR, from the exons ATGAACGAGCTCCCGGCCATAGAAGTTGTGTACGATGCCCTTAACGCCCTATACCATAATCCCGATCCTGTAAGTAAAGAAAGAGCCTCGCAATGGCTGGGGGATCTACAAAAATCG ATATTTGCATGGAAGATAGCCGATCATTTATTGCATGTAAAAAAAGACATGGAATCATGCTACTTTGGGGCTCAGACATTAAGGACGAAAATTCAGTTTGCATTCCACGAGCTGCCTCCTGAAGCACACAGTTCATTGCGAGACTCCATGCTCGATCATTTGAGGCAGATAAATGAGCACACTAATACTGTGATTGTTACTCAg CTGTGTTTGGCATTAGCTGATTTGTTATTACAAATGACAAGTTGGAATACCCCAATCCAGGATCTGATTCAGACATTTGgaccaaaaaacaattttgaaaccACTCACCTTTGGCCCTTGTTGGAAGTTTTGACTGTGTTACCTGAAGAAATGGGCTCCAGAACTTTAAGGCTTGGAGCAAACAGGAGATCTGAagttctcaaactttttgctGCATCAacacaaaatgttttgaatctcttg gATTCCTGTTTGACCATTCCATCTTCAGACCGTTTGATTGGTGTGCGATTGTTACGATGTTTTTCATCCTGGGTGCATTTGCAAGCTGTTACGTTACACCAATTAACAAGTTGTGCCACATTAGTTCATGTATTTGCCACTCTCTCTTCTCACCAT AGCACTCCATTGCTTCACGAAGCAGCATGTGATGCCGTTTGTGCTTTGCTTCAAGTAGTTGCAgatcaagaaaatgaagatgCAACCGCTCAGAATGGTCAATTGACCTCTACCTTGAACGAGCTTCGTACTCTTGAAGATTCTCTTGTCCAAAGTATTAAAAACCTTGAACCTGCCTACCATTTAGCTGTTGCGGAGGAAGATACGGAAAA AGCGTTGAACTATTGTCGTGTGTTCACTGAAATAGCCGAAGCCTTGCTTCATCGGATGTTGGAGTcgaccaaaaacaacaacggaaCGACGAACGCATCTAATTTGTTTGGTTTATTGGATCTAGTGCTGACCTGCGTAGGTCATCATGACTATGAG GTTGCTGAAATTACGTTCGGATTTTGGTACAAGTTATCTGAAGACCTTTACCACGCCAATGACGACGATAGAACCGTCAAGTTCAAACCTTATATCGAGCGACTGATTGGTGCTGTATGTCGTCACTGTCAAATGGAACCGGATCAC GAAGGTGTGCTGGAAGACGGCGATGATTTCGCTGGCTTTCGTTCACGAGTGTCTGAACTGGTCAAAGACGTGGTCTTCATCGTCGGCTCGGCTTCCGTTTTTAAACATTGTTTCTACAGCATTCATGGCCAAAACAATCTTCCGTGGGAGGTGACAGAGTCGGCACTATTTATCATGCAAGCTgtagccaaaaacattttgcc TGACGAGAATGAGGTTGTGCAGAGTGTGATTGAGTCGTTACTTTTAGTACCAGAAAGCGCCCATGCAGCAGTGCGTTTTACAACACTGCTTCTTTTGGGTGAACTGGGTGATTGGATGGATAAACATCCTGCCGTTGTCG AGCCTGTGCTTCATTGTGTGCTACGTTCCATCAATGATCCGTCGTTGGCTTTGGCCGCTTCAAATTCGTTGGAGGCCATCACCAGCATTTGTCGAGATCATTTGAAATCTCATTTCGATATTCTACTGCAAGTAGTGAGTGCATTGGTCACGTTACCCATTCCAACGGAGACGGCCGTGCGAGTAGTCAAAGGGGTTACCAAAGTCTGCAGTCGATTACCCGACCATCAGATTAGCGATGCTCTGCACCAGCTTTGCAAGATTCATGTCGATGAATTAACAAGAATTTCCCAG GTGGAAAGTCAGTCGAAAATCGTCGCCAAAACTAGTAGTGATCCGGTATACTGGTTGGATCGTCTAGCCTCAGTGTTTCGTAATTTAAATATCAGTATAAAAAAGAACGAACAGCATCCATGCCAGTCAGCCATTACTTTTACCTGGCCGTGTTTGTCCATGACGTTGGATAAATTCCAAACTGACAGAAGAGTGATGGAGCGCTGCTGTAGGTGCCTCCGATTCGCTCTACGATTGATTGGCCACCAGTCTGCTCCTCTATTGCAACCGCTCGTTACTCAG ATGGTGCGTCTGTATAATGCTCATCATCATAGTTGCTTCCTCTATTTAGCAAGTATCCTAGTGGACGAATACGGTTCGGAAAACGAATGCATCGGCGGTCTCATTTCGATGCTGGAAGCGCTGTTACCGCGCGCCTTCCAGCTGTTGCAAGAACAGCAAGGTTTCTGCCATAATCCGGACACAGTCGATGACCTTTTCCGTCTATTCGCTCGCTTCCTTCAGCGCAATCCAGTCGCATTCCTCCATAGCCCGGCTTTACCAGCCATTTTCGATTGTGCCATGCAGGCGGCTGCACTGGATCACCGAGACGCCAATGCCAGCGTTATGCAGTTTCTTACCGAGTTGATCCACACCACGCGGGCTCGAGAG GAGAAACTGTCATTTGAACTCCGTGACCAACTCCTGTCAACGGTGCTTCGCCCTAAAGGTCAGATGCTCATTAGCACTCTAATCACCGCCTCGATATTCTCGTTGTCAACGTGTTCATTACCCAATGTGGCAGACGTTCTGCTCGAATTCATGCTAGTCGATCGACAG AGCATTTCCAGCTGGATGGAGCAAACGCTGGAGAACCTACCTCGTCAGTCACCTGCCGGATGTGTCGCCGTCAGGCCCGAGCAGCTACAAGATTTCCGCCAAAAAGTTatcag GGCGGAAACGTCGTTGGAATTGTCAAATGCATTGCGTGATTTCTCCAGACTTTATCGGTGA
- the LOC124325967 gene encoding uncharacterized protein LOC124325967 isoform X1 encodes MGYYTVLPGSRPEDNDMILYGENAEDIQTVMNSTPRELENDAGENPAEISEILVISSADLTPISEDNYNINERVVGIADDDEVQILVRSESRIPEVVEIEGDDEVDVIASTSSSPNSSRFWFQTCSKCKQIRRGHKCPFKNSSVTVVDVREKPTGRSSTASKRKRVENDESLDTTCVTVEDAELSDIQMSAPTSFPSENDATIASTRTARTASNRGSLSLLAQRDEYNESSDLDWRISSCDEREGAPQKKKRKISCCSYCGAILKGHRVNGQCPRKIMDEQKRQLSGTPTVIISKI; translated from the exons atgGGATATTATACTGTTTTACCTGGCAGTCGGCCTGAAGATAATGACATGATTCTATACGGTGAAAACGCTGAAG ACATTCAGACTGTCATGAATTCAACCCCAAGAGAACTAGAAAATGATGCGGGAGAAAATCCCGCAGAAATAAGTG aaattttAGTTATCTCATCCGCGGATTTAACGCCAATCTCAGAAGATAATTATAATATTAACGAAAGAGTTGTTGGAATTGCGGATGATGACG aaGTGCAAATCCTCGTGCGCTCGGAGTCAAGAATCcctgaagttgttgaaattgagGGTGATGACG AGGTTGATGTTATTGCGTCAACCAGCTCATCGCCAAACAGCAGTCGTTTTTGGTTTCAGACATGCAGCAAATGCAAGCAAATCAGGAGAGGGCACAAGTGccctttcaaaaattcaagtgttACTGTTGTCGATGTTCGTGAGAAACCAACCGGCAGATCGAGTACTGCatccaaaagaaaacgagttgAAAATGATGAATCGCTTG atACCACCTGCGTTACTGTTGAAGATGCGGAACTGAGCG ATATTCAAATGAGCGCGCCAACCAGCTTCCCTTCTGAGAACGACGCCACCATTGCGAGTACGCGTACTGCGCGTACGGCATCAAACCGAGGAAGTCTTTCTCTGCTAGCCCAAAGAGATGAATATAATGAGTCTTCTG atctCGACTGGAGAATTTCTTCATGCGATGAACGCGAGGGTGcgccccaaaagaaaaaaaggaaaattagtTGTTGCAGTTATTGTGGCGCAATTTTGAAAGGGCATAGAGTAAATGGCCAATGTCCACGCAAAATAATGGATGAACAAAAAAG GCAACTATCTGGAACCCCTACAGTAATTATATCGAAAATTTAA
- the LOC124325967 gene encoding protein rogdi-like isoform X2, producing MGYYTVLPGSRPEDNDMILYGENAEEVQILVRSESRIPEVVEIEGDDAHRQTAVVFGFRHAANASKSGEGTSALSKIQVLLLSMFVRNQPADRVLHPKENELKMMNRLRQEFNWLIKNEVHKVFNQLKEVLEAAARRYPVEIAEVETQVRQEKYVMATSTQTSQDQLKCILTITGDSITSADMTLKLHKHPNVVYHTTIAAESPWRLQQIQDSGNYLRMALSSLSLIPDQLQYLSAEEVLNDLDSVLGKVNSARSILAIPRKRTIDELMNSKNMKTLTPSLPSDLAVSFYLQAHKLIFAVYHLTQAGGTVKFETLQSESPVTWLNEVLVLLSVALHRAQQLRDKVSVFLQYQIHNVSSEATPVPIF from the exons atgGGATATTATACTGTTTTACCTGGCAGTCGGCCTGAAGATAATGACATGATTCTATACGGTGAAAACGCTGAAG aaGTGCAAATCCTCGTGCGCTCGGAGTCAAGAATCcctgaagttgttgaaattgagGGTGATGACG CTCATCGCCAAACAGCAGTCGTTTTTGGTTTCAGACATGCAGCAAATGCAAGCAAATCAGGAGAGGGCACAAGTGccctttcaaaaattcaagtgttACTGTTGTCGATGTTCGTGAGAAACCAACCGGCAGATCGAGTACTGCatccaaaagaaaacgagttgAAAATGATGAATCGCTTG AGGCAAGAGTTTAATTGGCTTATCAAAAATGAAGTTCATAAAGTATTTAATcagttgaaagaagttctGGAAGCAGCTGCTCGGCGCTATCCTGTTGAAATTGCAGAAGTTGAAACACAGGTTAGACAGGAGAAATATGTTATGGCGACATCAACTCAGACATCACAGGATCAGTTAAAATGCATACTGACAATAACTGGGGACAGCATCACTTCTGca GACATGACATTGAAACTACATAAACATCCCAATGTGGTTTATCATACAACAATTGCTGCTGAGTCTCCTTGGCGTTTACAGCAAATCCAGGATTCAGGAAACTATTTGAGGATGGCTTTGTCCAGCCTAAGCTTGATTCCTGACCAGTTACAGTATCTTTCTGCTGAAGAAGTATTAAATGATCTTGATTCTGTCTTGGGAAAAGTGAATAGTGCTCGTAGCATATTGGCCATTCCACGGAAGAGGACTATTGATGAACTGATGAACAGTAAAAATATG AAAACTTTGACACCATCTTTGCCAAGTGATCTGGCTGTTAGTTTCTATCTTCAAGCCCATAAACTCATTTTTGCGGTATATCATCTTACTCAAGCAGGAGGTActgtaaaatttgaaactttacaGTCTGAAAGCCCCGTAACTTGGCTTAACGAAGTTCTAGTATTGTTGAGCGTTGCGCTACATCGCGCTCAACAACTTCGAGACAAG gTGTCGGTCTTCCTGCAATATCAAATTCACAACGTTTCTTCAGAAGCGACACCGGTTCCAATattctaa